The Bradyrhizobium sp. CCGB01 genome segment GGCTCTGCGCGAGATCCTTGACTGAAAATGTCCCGAACTTGCCGGTGATGCCGACAATCAGCACGCGCGCATCCGCGTCGAGAAGGATGCTCATGACCGCGCCTCCCCAACCTGCTTCACAATGTCGGTCACGGCCGCTTCCAACGTCGCATGGTTTCGATGGCCGGCGTCGCGCAGGATGGTCGTCGCGAGATCGCTGCGGGTGCCATTCAGCCGCAAAGTCACCGGCTTCGAGGATGTTCGCCTCGCGAGAAGTTCGACGAGGGTTTTGGCCACACGGTCGGTGTGCAGCCCGCCGCCGAACATGCTGACCAGAATGCCCTTCACGTTCGGAGCGCGATCAAGCAGATCAAAGGCAAGCCCGAAGCCTGCGGGCGTCGGATTGCCGCTCACATCGAGGAAGCAGGCCGGCTGCGCGCCGGCGCCGTCGATCGCATCCATCGCAGCCATCGTCATGCCGGCCCCGCCCGAGATCAGGCCGATCTCGCCGTCGAGCCAGACCAGCATCAGGCTGGCCTCTTCGCACAACCGGATCTCACGCTCGGCCCTGTCGCGGGACGCCGCAATGGCCGACGCCGTGGCGGCCTTGCGGAAGGCCGCCGCCTCGTCCAGGACGACCTTGGCATCCGCTGCGATCAGTGCGCCGCCCCTGGCGACGACCAGCGGATTGATCTCGACCGTCGTGCATTCATTCGCCTGCGCGATATCGAGCAGGCGACGCGCAATGGAGATCACGCGCTCGCGCACCTTCGGGTCACTCTCGACCGGCGCGAGGAGCGCGCGAAAAGCGTGGGCGCGGAAATTGCGTGCGAGCCCGACCGGATAGCTCAGCGGCGGCGGCCCATCCTCGATGGTGACCCCGCCGCGCGGCGAATAGAGCACGTTGAAGCCGCCGACACGGCTATCGATCGCCACGGCGAGATAGAGCTCGCGCTCGATATCGAGCCAGCTCTCGACCAGAACGGACGACGGCGCCTCGCCGGCGAACCGCATTCCCATGATCGCATCGAATGCATTTTCCAGCTCGGCGGGCGAATTCGCCTTGCGAATGCCCCCCGCCTTGCCGCGCCCACCGGCGGCGACTTGCGCCTTCACGGCAACGGGCAGCTCGATGCGACAGGTCCGCGCTTCGTCGAGGGAGCGCAATTCCTGGCTGGACGGTGTGGCGATGGCGGCGGCGCGCAGCAGCGCCTTGCCCTGGGCTTCAGTGACCAACATAAAATGCATAATGCATTCTATTCGGCGACGGTCAACACCTCGTTTGACAGAAATTCCTGCATCGATGCGGGAATTCGGTCGAACTATCAGCGAAATCAGCCTCAGAGGGCTCAATCAGAGGAAGGCGCTCGACTCAAGATAATGCATTTTTTTGACCGACTATGCGACGGCGTCGCCCGTCAAAGCGCTTGGCAGGCTTCGCCGAGCTCTCGATCTGCCGGTCAAATATCGCCCTCGCCGGCCGAGGCAGCCCGGCATTGTCGGGAAAAGGAGCTCCGCAGCCGCGCCGGCCACGGAGCTCGAGTCAGGGGAGGAAACGCCCCGAGGGCGATGGCGATCTCATCGACCGCCGTTGTTCTCCGGAGGCAGCGATTGTGCCTCCAGAGATTGCGAGGAGCGGCACGTTGGCACCGCTCTGTTCACGAGACCTCACATCTTCAGAGCAAACGGATCGCGCTCTTCGTTCGAAAAATCGATCATGACGTTCTTGGTCTGCAAGAATTCATCCAGTGCCGCCACCCCACGCTCTTTGCCAAATCCCGACTCCTTGAAGCCACCGAACGGCGCCATCGCGCTGGACGCACGATAGGTATTCACCCAGACCGTCCCTGCATGAATGGCCCGCGAGACGCGCAATGCGCGCGACAGGTTCGTCGTCCAAATCCCGGAGGCCAGGCCATATCTGGTATCGTTGGCGATGCTGATCGCTTGCTCCTCCGTATCGAAGGGAATGATCGAGAGCACAGGCCCGAACACCTCCTCCTGGGCAATCGCCATCTTGTTCTCCACGCCGGTGAAGATGGTCGGCTCGATAAACAGGCCTTTCCCCAGACCATCCCCTGTCGCTGGCTTTCCGCCGCAAGCGAGAACCGCGCCCTCCCCTTGCGCATCGCCGATGCATTTGAGGATCCGCTCGAACTGTGGCTCGTTCGCCACCGTCCCCATATCGGTCGCCTTTTCCAATGGATTGCCGAGCCTGATCTTCCGGGCGCGGGCGACGAGCCGCTTCACGATCTCATCGTGAACTGAGCGCTGAACGAGGAGCCGCGAGCCGGCAATACATGTTTGCCCCGTTGCGCCGAAAATGCCGGCGAGAGCCCCGACGGTCGCCTTGTCGAGGTCGGCGTCTTCGAAGATGACGTTGGGAGACTTGCCGCCCAGCTCCAGCGTGACCGGGACAAGGGAGCGGCCCGCCTCTGCCGCGATCTGACGGCCGACATTGGGGCTCCCCGTGAAACTGACACGATCGATCCGGCCACTCGTGAGCAGCGCCTGCCCCGCCCTGTAGTCGCCGGTCACGACATTGACGACGCCCGCCGGAAAGCCCGCCTCCCGGACCAGCTCGGCGAATTCCAGCGTCGTCACCGATGCATGCTCGGAAGGCTTGATGACGACGCAATTGCCTGCCGCAAGCGCCGGGGCAAGCTTGTTCGCAAGCAGGCCCATGGGCGAATTCCAGGCCGTGATGAGAACCGCAACGCCGATCGGCTCCCGGCGCGTGAAGTCGAAGACATCGCGCTGGTCCAGCGGAATGGTATCGCCGAAGATCTTGTCGGCGCAGCCCGCGAAGAACCGATAGGCGCGCGCGGCAAAATGCATCTGACCGTGGGTCTCCCGGATGATCTTTCCGTTGTCGGTGCTCTCCATGATGGCCATGCGCTCGGCTTGGGCATCGAGCAGATCGGCCAGCCTGTTCAGCAACGTCGCGCGGGCGAGCCCGGTGGTCTTGCTCCAGACGGAGTCATAGGCGGTCCTGGCAGCGGCGATCGCATCGGCGACCTGCGAGGGCGTTGCCTGCGGCACCAATGCCCATTCCTCGCGGCTATAGGGGTTTATGGCGGCGAACCATTCCTGGTTCGGCGTGGTCACCGTCTCGTTGGCAATCGCAAGTCCATACTTCCTGGGCATGATCCATCATCTCCGCAATTGGCGAATTGTTGTGCTTCTGATCCGGACAGCGCGCGCTGCGCCGGCCTTCGCTTTTGGCTTGGTGTTTAGGCAGGGCTTCCGCGAGGATCGGCATCCAGTCGCGCGATGCCGTCGAGCTCATCGCGCGCGGCAGGAAACAGCGACAGCACCTGCCGGTCATGCCCCGGGATGATATGGGACGGGCTATCGGCCAATTTCCGGATGACCGCGAAGCCGTTCAGCGTCTGCTTCGTATCGAACAACACAGGAAATGGCCGGCTCTGGAGAATGTTGGCGTAGTAGTGCGAAGCGTCCGAGGCGAGCACCACGTAACCTCGTCGCGTCCTGACCCTGACGATCTGAAGTCCCGCGGTGTGACCGCCGAGCCAGTGCAAGGATATTCCGTCGTCGAAATCGGAGTTTGGATCGTGAAGGGTCACGCTTCCTTCGAAGTTCCGTCTGACGATATGGCCGACGTCCTCCGCATTGTAGGCCTTGCTTTGCTGCGCGTCGCACATGCACCGGCCCGTGCAGAAATGCATCTCGCGCTCCTGCACGTGATACCGCGCCCGGGGAAACAAATCGTGGTTGCCGGCATGGTCCCAATGCATGTGGGTCAGGATGACGTCCTTGACGTTCTCAGGATCGATATCGATCTGCTTCAGCCCTTCGGCAACCGGCCGCGTGACGGCGTAGTTGCGCGCCCTTCCGGCCTTCTCGTCAAAGCCGGTATCGACGATCACCGTCCGGTTTCGGCTGACCAGCGCCCAGACGAAGAAGTCCATCGGCATCTGCGTATCGGGCGCATCGTGCGCGATGAAGTTCTCCGACGAGCGCCGGTCATCCTTCCTGGCGTAACGGATCGCATAGATTTCATACTCGGACATGTCGTCGTTCACTGGCGCTCGATGCCAGCTTCCCTCGTTGTCGTCGCCCACAATTCCATGTCGCTCTTGACGTGCTCGCCGAACTCCGCCGGCCCGACCCATTGCGCCTCGAAGCCGATATCGGCGAGCCGGCTGCGGGTCTCGGGCTCGGCCAACACCTCGCGCACGCCCTCGGCGAGCTTTGCAACGATCTCCGGCGGCGTGCCCTTGGGCGCGAAGAGCCCGCTCCATGCGGAGATGTTGATGAACTCGAGGCCCCCTTCCTTCATCGTCGGGATCTCGGGGAAACGCGAGGCCCGGCCGAGGTTTGTGGTGGCGAGCGCGCGTGCCGTGCCGGCCTCGACCTGGGACACCGCGGGAGCCATATCCGTGAACGTCATGGACACGCGTTGCGCGATGATGTCGGTGACGACCTGCGGGCTGTTCCGATAGGGCACGGCAGCAATATCGATGCCCGCCCGCCGCTTGAATGCCTCGCCGGACAGCTGGCCAAGCGCGTTGGCATAACCGAACGTGAGCGAGCCCGGCTTGGTCTTGGCCAGCGCCACGAGATCGGCCACGTTCTTGACGGGCAGGCCCGGATCAATGATCAGAAAATAGGGAAACAGGCCAAACTGCGAAATGGGCGCGAAGTCGGCGACGGGATCGTACTGGATCGATTTCAGCATGCTGGGGTTGGCTGCGTGCGTGGACGTTCCGCCGACCAGCAACGTATATCCATCAGGTACTGAACGAGCAGCCGCCGTTGCGCCCAGCGCTCCATTGGCGCCGACGCGATTGTCGATGACGATCGTCGTCTTCAGCAGCTCCGACAGCCGCTGAAACACGATGCGCGCAACGCCATCGGTCCCGCTGCCGGGCGCGAACGGCGCGATCACCGTAATCCGCTGCGAGGGATAGTTTTGCGCCCCTGCCCCGCTCAACTGCGAAAGCAGCAGGACAATCGTCAACAACAGCACCCGCACCAGACCCTCCCGTTGTCTTTCTTGCTAGAGCCCGAATGGCTCGATCACGACTATTTCGAGGAACGCGCGATGATCTTCAGGATCACCGGCCAGTAATTCGCCCCAAAGCCGTTCTGCGAGGCTTCGGCCAGAAGACCGGCGCCGAGGGCCGCTTCCCTCGCCTCGATCCCGGCATCCCTGGCCATGTCGAGCGCGTAGGACATGTCCTTGTGCATGTAGTCGGTCGAGAACACCCGTTCGGGAAATTCCTGCGCCGCGACCGCCTTGTAGCCATGATTGCGCAGCGCAAAGCTGTCGGCGGAGCCCTTGGAGAAGGCGTCGAACAAGGTCTCTGTCGATACGCCCGCCGAGTTCGCGATTGCGACGGCTTCGCACAGCGCGGTCACGGTCCCGACCACGACCATGTTGTTGAGGATTTTCACGACCTGACCCGATCCGACATCGCCACAATGGGTGACCTCGCTGGCAAAGCAGCGGAGCAGCGGCTCGATGCGGGCAAACACGTCCGCCGTCGCCCCGACCGAAATCGCAAGCGTCCCCGCCTCCGCCGCCGCCCGCGTCCGGGCCACGGGTGCGTCGGCATAGTCGGCGCCCTTTGCCTTGAAGACGCCGGCCAGTTCGCGCGTCAGTTTCAACGGACTGGTGGAGAGATCGACGATGGTCTGGCCGGCGCGTGCGAACTCGAGCAGCCCTCCGCGCATCTCGCATATCTTCTTGAGGTGCTCGCCGCTCGGCATGGAAATGAAGATCACATCCGCCCCTGCGAGCCCCGAGAT includes the following:
- a CDS encoding NAD(P)-dependent oxidoreductase, whose product is MTGSSTFGFIGLGVMGEPMCRHLVQKTKQKVLIHDINAEPVARLVQAGAVDVGSISGLAGADVIFISMPSGEHLKKICEMRGGLLEFARAGQTIVDLSTSPLKLTRELAGVFKAKGADYADAPVARTRAAAEAGTLAISVGATADVFARIEPLLRCFASEVTHCGDVGSGQVVKILNNMVVVGTVTALCEAVAIANSAGVSTETLFDAFSKGSADSFALRNHGYKAVAAQEFPERVFSTDYMHKDMSYALDMARDAGIEAREAALGAGLLAEASQNGFGANYWPVILKIIARSSK
- a CDS encoding N-acyl homoserine lactonase family protein, producing MSEYEIYAIRYARKDDRRSSENFIAHDAPDTQMPMDFFVWALVSRNRTVIVDTGFDEKAGRARNYAVTRPVAEGLKQIDIDPENVKDVILTHMHWDHAGNHDLFPRARYHVQEREMHFCTGRCMCDAQQSKAYNAEDVGHIVRRNFEGSVTLHDPNSDFDDGISLHWLGGHTAGLQIVRVRTRRGYVVLASDASHYYANILQSRPFPVLFDTKQTLNGFAVIRKLADSPSHIIPGHDRQVLSLFPAARDELDGIARLDADPRGSPA
- a CDS encoding ATP-grasp domain-containing protein; translated protein: MHFMLVTEAQGKALLRAAAIATPSSQELRSLDEARTCRIELPVAVKAQVAAGGRGKAGGIRKANSPAELENAFDAIMGMRFAGEAPSSVLVESWLDIERELYLAVAIDSRVGGFNVLYSPRGGVTIEDGPPPLSYPVGLARNFRAHAFRALLAPVESDPKVRERVISIARRLLDIAQANECTTVEINPLVVARGGALIAADAKVVLDEAAAFRKAATASAIAASRDRAEREIRLCEEASLMLVWLDGEIGLISGGAGMTMAAMDAIDGAGAQPACFLDVSGNPTPAGFGLAFDLLDRAPNVKGILVSMFGGGLHTDRVAKTLVELLARRTSSKPVTLRLNGTRSDLATTILRDAGHRNHATLEAAVTDIVKQVGEARS
- a CDS encoding tripartite tricarboxylate transporter substrate binding protein translates to MRVLLLTIVLLLSQLSGAGAQNYPSQRITVIAPFAPGSGTDGVARIVFQRLSELLKTTIVIDNRVGANGALGATAAARSVPDGYTLLVGGTSTHAANPSMLKSIQYDPVADFAPISQFGLFPYFLIIDPGLPVKNVADLVALAKTKPGSLTFGYANALGQLSGEAFKRRAGIDIAAVPYRNSPQVVTDIIAQRVSMTFTDMAPAVSQVEAGTARALATTNLGRASRFPEIPTMKEGGLEFINISAWSGLFAPKGTPPEIVAKLAEGVREVLAEPETRSRLADIGFEAQWVGPAEFGEHVKSDMELWATTTREAGIERQ
- a CDS encoding aldehyde dehydrogenase, which encodes MPRKYGLAIANETVTTPNQEWFAAINPYSREEWALVPQATPSQVADAIAAARTAYDSVWSKTTGLARATLLNRLADLLDAQAERMAIMESTDNGKIIRETHGQMHFAARAYRFFAGCADKIFGDTIPLDQRDVFDFTRREPIGVAVLITAWNSPMGLLANKLAPALAAGNCVVIKPSEHASVTTLEFAELVREAGFPAGVVNVVTGDYRAGQALLTSGRIDRVSFTGSPNVGRQIAAEAGRSLVPVTLELGGKSPNVIFEDADLDKATVGALAGIFGATGQTCIAGSRLLVQRSVHDEIVKRLVARARKIRLGNPLEKATDMGTVANEPQFERILKCIGDAQGEGAVLACGGKPATGDGLGKGLFIEPTIFTGVENKMAIAQEEVFGPVLSIIPFDTEEQAISIANDTRYGLASGIWTTNLSRALRVSRAIHAGTVWVNTYRASSAMAPFGGFKESGFGKERGVAALDEFLQTKNVMIDFSNEERDPFALKM